From Microbacterium sp. 10M-3C3:
GCGCGCGCGGCCATCTCCTGTCGGGTGAGCGCCATGTCAGTTCCCCTCTGCGGCGGCGGCGCGCACGGTGCGTCGCTCGATGCGCTTCTCGATGCCGGTGCCCACCTCGACGATGCGGTGCACGTAGACGCCGGGGAGGTGGACCGTGTCGGGGTCGAGGTCGCCGGGCTCGACCAGCTCCTCCACCTCGGCGATGCACACACGCCCGGCCATCGCGGCGAGCGGGTTGAAGTTGCGGGCCGCCTTGTTGAAGACGAGGTTGCCGTGGCGGTCGCCGCGCAGGGCGTGGACGAGCGCGAAGTCGGTGACGATCGCCTCCTCGAGCACGTAGTCGCGCTCGCCCGCACCGAGGTCGAACGTGCGCACGTCCTTCTTCGGCGAGGCGACGGCGACGCCGCCCGAACCGTCGTAACGGCGAGGGAGACCGCCCTCGGCGACCTGCGTGCCGACGCCGGTCTGCGTGAAGAACGCGGCGATGCCGGCGCCCCCGGCGCGCAGCTTCTCGGCGAGCGTGCCCTGCGGCGTGAGCTCGAGCTCGAGCTCGCCGGAGAGGAACTGCCGCTCGAACTCCTTGTTCTCGCCGACGTACGACGATGTCATCTTGCGGATGCGGTGGGCGTTCAGCAGCACGCCGAGCCCCCAGTCGTCGACGCCGCAGTTGTTGGACACGGCCGACAGATCGGTCGTGCCCTGCGCGAGGAGCGCGTCGATGAGGGCGATGGGGTTGCCGGAGAGGCCGAAGCCGCCGACGGCGAGCGAGGCGCCGTCCGGGATGTCGGCGACGGCCTCGGCCGCCGAGGGCCAGGTCTTGTCG
This genomic window contains:
- a CDS encoding CoA transferase subunit A — its product is MIDKTWPSAAEAVADIPDGASLAVGGFGLSGNPIALIDALLAQGTTDLSAVSNNCGVDDWGLGVLLNAHRIRKMTSSYVGENKEFERQFLSGELELELTPQGTLAEKLRAGGAGIAAFFTQTGVGTQVAEGGLPRRYDGSGGVAVASPKKDVRTFDLGAGERDYVLEEAIVTDFALVHALRGDRHGNLVFNKAARNFNPLAAMAGRVCIAEVEELVEPGDLDPDTVHLPGVYVHRIVEVGTGIEKRIERRTVRAAAAEGN